The DNA sequence GATAAGGTGAAAGCCCTTATTGATAATGCAAAAATAAACACCCTGACAGTCATGATCATGCAGGTCCCCTGCTGCGGCGGACTCCTCCAGCTCGCCCGCCGGGCGGCAAATGAAGCAAAGAGAAAAGTCCCGGTCAAATGCATCGTTGTAGGACTTGAAGGGAATGTTTTAAAAGAGGAGTGGGTGTAGAGGAGAGCGAGATTGAAGATCACGATTGAAGAGGAATCTTTTGCTTTACCTTTCAACGTCACTCGGCCCCCAATCAATAAATAGAAGGAGTCTACAATGGCAGACAAAGCAAAACCGATCGATGAAAAACTCATAGGCAGGCCCTTTTCTTGCGCCGATCTGATTGCGTATCAGGAAGGGTCGGTGGTGAGTCGGACAATTATCAATAAACCCGAAGGAACCGTCACTGCATTTGCCTTCGACAAGGGCGAGCGGTTGAGCACTCATTCGGCGCCCTATGATGCACTGGTGGAGATTGTTGACGGCACCGGTCTTATTACCATTGAAGGCACCGAATTTAAGCTGGAAACCGGACAGCAGATTATCATGCCGGCCAATAAGCCGCACGCGGTCGATGCGCCGGAGCGGTTTAAGATGGTGCTGATTATGATTAAATCGAAATAGAATTTTTTGACCATAGTTGTATACCCTCAAACAAGGAGTTATTAATGAAAATGTTTTGCTATCAATGTGAACAGGCCGCCAAGGGTACCGGATGCGATGCCTCGGGCGTGTGCGGCAAGAAACCCGAAGTCGCCGCGTTGCAGGATATTATTCTTCACCAGCTCTATGCTATCGGCTACTGCGCGCATCAAAAGCGACAGAAAGGGCAAAAGGATGATGAGGTCGATCGCTTTGTTGTTGAAGCGCTCTTTTCGACTGTTACGAATGTCAATTTTGATTTCGAACGTCTCAAGCGAATTATCCGCAAAGCCGACGAACTCAAAGGAAAGGCTGAAAAGAATTTGAGCGGTCCGATGCCAAAATCGGTTGCCTTTGTTCCTGCTCAAACCGATGATGAGCTTATTGCGCAGGGAACTGAACTGGGTATCCTCAACACCCATTCAAACGAGGACATACGGTCGCTGCAGCACCTGCTCACCTATGGACTCAAAGGGATGGCCGCCTATGCCGACCATGCGTTTATTCTGGGGAAAAGTGATGACGCCATATTTTCCTTTTTCCATGAAGCACTTGCCTTTCTTAACAAACCGAACCCCACTGTCGACGAACTGGTCGGTTTGTGTCTCCGGTGCGGCGAAATGAATGTGCGTACCATGGAGATTCTGGATGAAGCCCATACCGGGCATTTCGGGCATCCCGAACCGACCACGGTATCCACCTCCCGTAAACCCGGACCGGCCATTGTGGTCAGCGGGCACGACCTTCTGGACCTGGAGGCCCTTTTAAAGCAGACCGAAGGCACGGGGGTGAATATTTATACCCACGGAGAAATGCTTCCGGCCCACGGCTATCCGGGTCTGAAAAAATATCCCCATCTTGCCGGTCATTTCGGAACAGCCTGGCAGAACCAGCAGAAAGAGTTTGAGGGCGCTCCGGCTGCATTCCTTTTTACGACCAACTGTATTCAGAAACCGCGCAACAGCTATATGGACCAGGTCTTTACCACCGGCCTCGTTGCCTGGCCCGGCGTGACCCACGTAGACAAAAGCGATTTTTCCGCAGTTATCGAAAAGGCCAAAGCCCTTGGTGGTTTTGGGGCAAAAGAAGGCAGAAATCTCATGACCGGTTTCGGGCATAATGCCGTCATGAACGTAGCCGATAAAGTCGTGGATGCGGTAAAGAGTGGCGCGATTCGTCATTTCTTTCTGGTTGGCGGTTGTGACGGCGCGAAGCCCGGACGGAATTACTACACCGAGTTTGTCGAAAAAACGCCGAAAGATACGGTCGTTATGACTCTTGCGTGCGGAAAGTTCCGATTCAACCATCTGGATATCGGTGATATCGGCGGTATACCGCGCCTTTT is a window from the Chitinivibrionales bacterium genome containing:
- a CDS encoding cupin domain-containing protein, producing MADKAKPIDEKLIGRPFSCADLIAYQEGSVVSRTIINKPEGTVTAFAFDKGERLSTHSAPYDALVEIVDGTGLITIEGTEFKLETGQQIIMPANKPHAVDAPERFKMVLIMIKSK
- the hcp gene encoding hydroxylamine reductase: MFCYQCEQAAKGTGCDASGVCGKKPEVAALQDIILHQLYAIGYCAHQKRQKGQKDDEVDRFVVEALFSTVTNVNFDFERLKRIIRKADELKGKAEKNLSGPMPKSVAFVPAQTDDELIAQGTELGILNTHSNEDIRSLQHLLTYGLKGMAAYADHAFILGKSDDAIFSFFHEALAFLNKPNPTVDELVGLCLRCGEMNVRTMEILDEAHTGHFGHPEPTTVSTSRKPGPAIVVSGHDLLDLEALLKQTEGTGVNIYTHGEMLPAHGYPGLKKYPHLAGHFGTAWQNQQKEFEGAPAAFLFTTNCIQKPRNSYMDQVFTTGLVAWPGVTHVDKSDFSAVIEKAKALGGFGAKEGRNLMTGFGHNAVMNVADKVVDAVKSGAIRHFFLVGGCDGAKPGRNYYTEFVEKTPKDTVVMTLACGKFRFNHLDIGDIGGIPRLLDIGQCNDSYSAIKIAQALSEAFNCGINDLPLSMVLSWYEQKAVVILLSLLHLGIKNIRLGPTLPAFISPNILNFLVENYGIAPIDDPQKDLDTLLNAA